The sequence below is a genomic window from Oscillospiraceae bacterium.
TGAGCTGCAAGAACACCGCCCAGATACGCGCGCTGGCCGCCCACCTGGTGCGGTGCGCCCAGCAGGATAAGGAAAACAAGGGGGTGTCCGTCTCGGCGGACACCAATCCGTTGGATTAGGAGGAACTACGATGGCTTTACGTAAGATTTTAACCGACGAGGACCCCACGCTTCGGAAAAAGTGCCGCCCCGTCACCAATTTTGACGCCCGGCTGCACGATCTGATTGACGATTTGAAGGAGACCCTGGCCGACGCCAACGGCGCCGGGCTGGCCGCGCCCCAGGTGGGCATTCTCCGCCGGGTGGTCATCGTGGTGGATGACAACGACAGGATGCTGGAGCTGGTGAACCCCGAGATCGTCTCCGAGGAAGGGGAGCAGGACGGCTTTGAGGGCTGCCTCTCCGTCCCCGGCCGCTGGGGTATGGTGAAGCGGCCCATGAAGGTGCGCGTCCGCGCCCAGGACCGCAACGGCAAGTTCTTCGAGGCCGAGGGCGAGGAGATGGTGGCCCGCTGCTTCTGCCATGAGACGGAGCACCTGGACGGCCACCTCTTCACCGAGCACGCCGGGCGGCTCTACACCACCGAGGAGCTGGACGCCATCCTGGAGGAAGAGGCCGCCAAGCAGGAGAAACAGAAATGAGAATCCTGTTTATGGGCACCCCTGAATTTGCGGTGCCCTCTTTGGAGAAGCTAGTGGAGGCGGGGCACGAGATCTGCGGCGTGTTCTGCCAGCCCGACAAGCCCAAAAACCGGGGGATGAAGCTCCAGGCCCCGCCGGTGAAGCGTTGCGCCCAGGACCACAGTATCCCGGTGTACCAGCCCGTCAAGCTGCGGGACGGCACGGCCATGGAGCTTGTCCGCACCCTGGCCCCGGAGCTTATCGTGGTGGCGGCCTACGGCCGTATCCTGCCCGACGACATCCTGGCCTACCCCGCCAAGGGGTGCATTAACGTCCACTCGTCCCTGCTGCCCAAGTACCGGGGGGCAGCGCCCATCAACTGGGCGGTGCTCAACGGGGATGCGGTTACAGGTGTGACCATCATGCACATGGCCACCGAGCTGGACGCCGGGGACATCATCGACACGGTGGAGACCCCCATCGATCCCGGCGAGGACGCCCAGGCTCTCTATTCCCGCCTGGCCGTGCTGGGTGGGGTGCTGCTGGTGCGCGCCGTGGCCGCCATCGCGGACGGCACGGCCGCGCGCATCCCCCAGGCCCATGAGCGGGCCACCCTGGCCCCCATGCTGGAAAAGTCCATGTCCCCCATGGACTTTTCCCGCACCGCCCTGGAGCTGCACAACCAGGTGCGGGGCTTGATCCCCTGGCCCTGTGCCGTGACGGAGCTGGGGGGCAACCGCTGTAAAGTGTTTTCCGCTGCCGCGCTGGACGAGCGCACCGGCGCCGCGCCCGGCTCCATCCTGGAGGCGGGGAAGGGCGGCATCAAGGTGGCCTGCGGCGGGGGCACGGTGCTGCGCATCGACGAGCTCCAGGCCGACGGCGGCAAGCGCATGAGGGCCGCGGACTATCTGAGGGGCCATCCCCTGGAAGTGACAAACTAGAGCAGCTTGTGCCGGTTGCATTGAAAGCTGCTCTGAGGAAGGAAGCCTATGCCTTTTTTCTACTACTACGACTGGACCTACTGGGCGGTGCTGCTGCCCGCCATCCTTATCGCGCTCTTTGCGCAGATTAAAGTGTCCTCCACCTTTAACCGCTACTCCAAGGTGTCCTCCTCCCGGGGGTACACCGGGGCCCAGGCCGCCGAGGCGGTGCTCAAGGCCCACGGAGTGGCCGGCGTGCGCATTGAGCGGGTGTCCGGCCATCTGAGCGACCACTACGACCCCCGCAGCAACGTAATCCGGCTGTCCGACGGGGTGTACGGCTCCACCAGCGTGGCCGCCATGGGGGTGGCCGCCCACGAGGCGGGCCACGCCGTGCAGTACGCCGAGGGCTACGGCCCCATCAAGCTGCGCAGCGCCATTATCCCGGTGTGCAACGTGGGCTCCCAGCTCTCCTTCGTGCTCATTATCATCGGGCTGCTGCTCTACTCCCAGGCCCTGCTGGGCATCGGCATCCTGCTGTTCTCCCTGGCGGTGGTGGCCCAGCTCGTGACGCTGCCTGTGGAGTTCAACGCCTCCCGCCGGGCCATCGAGACGCTGGAGCGCGGCTACCTGCTGGAGGGCGACGAGCTGCGGGGCGCCAAAAAGGTGCTGGGCGCGGCGGCCATGACCTACGTGGCGGCGCTGCTGGTCTCCCTGGCCCATCTGCTGCGCTACCTCATCGCCTTTAGCGGAAGGCGGCGGAACTGATGGCGGGCCAAACTGCCCGGGAAGTGGCCCTGCTGGCCCTCTCGGCCTGTGAGCAGCAGGGGGCCTGGTCGGACGGTTTTTTGAAAAAGGCGATCAGGGAGGCCGGGCTGGATCAGCGGGACGCGGGCTTCGCCACCCGGCTCTGTCTCGGCGTATTGCAGAATAAGCTGCTGCTGGACTTCTATATCGGGCAATTTTCCTCGGTGAAGCCGGAAAAGCTGGAGAACCGGGTGCGCAACAGCCTCCGGCTGGGCATCTACCAGATGCGCTTCCTGGACCGGGTGCCGGAGCGGGCGGCGGTCAGCGAGTCGGTGAACCTGGCCCGGAAGTACGCCCGCAACCCCAAGGCGGCCGGGCTGGTGAACGGCGTGCTGCGCAGCATGGGCCGGGCGGGGGCGGAGCTGCTCCAGCCGGGGGACCTCGCCACCCGTTACAGCCACCCGGACTGGCTTGTCAAGGAATTTTCCCTTGCACTGGGCGGCTCCGATGTGGAGCCCCTCCTGGCGGCGGACAACGCCGAGGCCCCCACTGTGGCCCAGGTCAACACCTGCCGGGCCACGGCTGCGGAGGTCATCGCCTCCTTGGAGGCGGAGGGGGTGGCGGCGCAGCCCCACCCCTGGCTGGCGGACTGCCTTGTTTTGTCAGGCACGGGGAACCTGGAGCACCTGGCCGCCTTCCAAAAGGGGTGGTTTTACATCCAGGACGCGGCGGCCCGGCTGGCCGTGCTGGCGGCTGACCCAAAGCCCGGCATGGAGGTACTGGACGCCTGCGCCGCGCCGGGGGGCAAGTCCTTTGCCGCTGCGCTCGCCATGGGGGATGCGGGGCGCATCACCGCCTGCGACATCCACCCCCACAAGCAGCACCTGATCCAGGCGGGCGCGGAGCGGCTTGGACTGTCCTGTATCCGGGCGGAAGTGCTGGACAGCAAGGTGCGTAAGGCTGAATTCCTTGACGGATTTGACCTGGTGATCGCCGACGTGCCCTGCTCCGGGCTGGGCATTATCCGCAAGAAGCCGGACATCCGCTATAAGGACCCGGAGCCGCTGAAAAACCTGCCCGCCGTTCAGAGCGCCATCCTGGACAACGTGTCCGCCTGCGTCAGGCCCGGCGGGGCGCTGCTCTACGCCACCTGCACGGTGCTGGAGCGGGAGAACGGCGGAGTGGTGCGCGGATTTCTCGACAGGCACTCTAACTTTACATTAGAGGCGTTCCAGCTCCCCGGGCCTGCCGGCGCGGTGGAAACCGGGATGCTCACGCTGTGGCCCCATATTCACGGCACCGACGGATTTTTTATTGCCAAGCTGCGGAGGAACTGAGAAGCTCATGACTGATCTGAAATCCATGAATCTGACCGAGATGGCCGCCTTTTTCAAGGAGCTGGGCCAGCCCGTCTTCCGGGCCAAGCAGGTCTACCAGTGGCTGCACCGGGGGGCGCGCTCTTTTGGGGAGATGACCAACCTGCCCAAGCCCCTGCGGGAGGCCCTGGAGGCGGACTGTTTCCTGACCGTCCCCCAGGTGGAGCGCAAGCAGGTCTCCGCCCAGGACGGCACCATCAAATATTTGTGGCGCTTATCCGACGGAAACTGCATCGAAACGGTTTTGATGCGCTATCATCATGGGAATACTGTGTGCATCTCCTCCCAAGTGGGCTGCCGGATGGGCTGCGCCTTCTGCGCCTCCACCCTGGGGGGAAAGGTGCGGGATCTGACTCCGGCGGAGATGCTGGATCAGGTGCTCTTCACGCAGATCGACTCGGAGGCCCCGGTGTCCAACATCGTGCTCATGGGCATCGGGGAGCCGCTGGACAATTTCGACACCGTGCTCCGCTTTCTGGAGCTGGTGAACAGCCCCGAGGGCATGAACATCGGTATGCGCCACATCTCCCTGTCCACCTGCGGCCTCACTGAAAAAATTGACAAGCTGGCGGAGTATCAGTTACAATTGACCCTGTCGGTATCCCTCCACGCGCCGGATGACGAGACCCGCTCCAAAATCATGCCGGTGAACCGGTGGACCGGGGTGGAGGCCCTTTTCGCCGCCTGCCGCCGGTATTTTGAAAAGACGGGCCGCCGGGTGAGCTACGAGTACATCATGATCGACGGCGTAAACGACCAGGACTGGCAGGCCGACCTGCTGGCCAGCCATCTCAGGGGCGCGCCGGGGCACGTGAACCTGATTCCGCTCAACAACGTGGAGGAGAGCCCCATGCGGCCCAGCCGCCGCGTGGCCGCGTTCCAGAGGCGGCTGGAGGGGCAGGGGGTGACCGCCACCGTCCGGCGCAAGCTGGGCGGGGACATCGACGCCTCCTGCGGCCAGCTGCGCCGCAAGCGGATGCAAGAGGAATGACCCCCGCGCCGCGGACGGGGAAAAGACATATGAAAAAAGAGGCACAACGTTATGATTAGAGCATGGGGGATCACCGACAAAGGCGCGGTGAGAACGCAAAATCAGGACGCCTGGTACTTAGATCTGCCGTCGGCGGAGCTGGCCGTGGGTCTGGTCTGCGACGGCATGGGGGGCGCCAAGGCGGGCAACATCGCCAGCATGGTGGCGGTGGAGACCTTCGTGGACGCGCTGCAGGGCCTGCCCGAGGGCGCGCCCGAGGAGCCGGAGGCGGTGCTCCAGCAGGCGGCTGAGCGGGCCAACACGGCGGTCTACCACAGGGCCGCCACCGATCCGGACTGCCGCGGCATGGGCACCACCCTGGTGGCCGCCCTGGTGGTGGGGACGCAGAGCTACCTGCTGAACATCGGGGACAGCCGGGCCTACCACGTGAGTGAGGACGGCATCGCCAAGGTGACGCGGGACCACTCCGTGGTGGAGGAGCTGGTCATCCGGGGCGACATCACGCCGGAGGAGGCCCGCGTCCACCCCCAGAAGAACCTGATCACCCGGGTCCTGGGGGCGGAGGAGAAGCTGCGGGCGGACTCCTTCCGTCAGCTTCTGAAACCGGGTGAGTTTCTGCTGCTCTGCTCCGACGGGCTGTCCAATATGGTCTCCGACCAGGAGATCCTCTATGAGATCATCCACGGAGGGGAGCCGGAGGGCTGCTGCCAGCGCCTTCTGGAGATCGCCATGAGCCGGGGGGCGCCCGATAACGTGACCGCCGTCCTGTTCCAGCAACTGTAAAGGGGGTAATTACTATGGATCAGTACATAGGTAAATTACTCGACAATCGATACGAGATTTTAGAGCGGATTGGCTCCGGCGGCATGGCCGTGGTGTACAAGGCCCGCTGCCACCGCCTCAACCGCCTGGTGGCCATCAAGATCCTCAAGGAGGATCTCGCCCAGGACGAGGAGTTCCGCCGCCGGTTCCACGACGAGTCCCAGGCCGTCGCCATGCTCTCCCACCCCAACATCATGGCGGTGTACGACGTGAGCAAGTCCGGGGAAGTGGACTATATCGTCATGGAGCTGCTGGACGGCATCACCCTCAAGCAGTACATGCAGAAGCGGGGCGGCAAGCTCTCCTGGCGGGAGGCGCTGCACTTCATCACCCAGATTATGAAGGCACTGTCCCACGCCCACGGCCGGGGCATCATCCACCGCGACATCAAGCCCCACAATATCATGGTCCTGCGGGACGGCAGCATCAAGGTGGCCGACTTCGGCATCGCCCGGCTTACCTCCGCCGCCCAGAACACCCTGACCCAGGAGGCCCTGGGCTCGGTGCACTATATCTCCCCCGAGCAGGCCAGGGGCAGCCACATCGACGCCCGCAGCGACATCTACTCCGCCGGCGTGGTGCTCTACGAGATGGTCACGGGCCGCCTGCCCTACGAGGGGGACTCCCCTGTGTCGGTGGCCATCCAGCACATCAACTCCATCCCCCTCTCGCCCCGGGAGATCGACCCGGAGATCCCGGAGGCCCTGGAGGCCATCACCATGAAGGCCATGGCCTCCGACATGAACAAGCGCTACCTCTCCGCCGACGCCATGCTGGCGGATCTGGAGGAGTTCAGGAAAAACCCCAACATCAATTTTAACTTTACGCTGGAGGATTTGGCGGCGGGGGACGGGGACGAGCCGACCCAGATCCTGGGGGCCAACACCCCCAGCACGGTCCAGCACCACCCGGCCCACAGCTCCCCCCGCCAGGAGCGGCAGACCCAGGTCTCCGCGCCCAAGCGTAAGCCCCGCCCCGCCCGGGAGGAGCTGGACTATGACGACGACTACGACCGCAGGGACCGCAGGGGCGGTGCCTGGCCGGTGGTGGTGGCGGTGGTGGCCATCCTGCTCTTTGTGGTGGGCATCGGCTACTTCCTCTACTCCTTCTTTTTCAGCGGCCTGATGGGTGCGCCCACGACCTACACGGTGCCCGAGGTGACCGGCTTCACGGTGGAGCAGGCCGAAAAGCTGACCGAGGTAAAAACAAACGGCTTTACCATCGAAGTGAGCGACACCGTGCCCAGCGACACCGTGCCCAAGGGCGAGATTATCTCCCAGGACCCGGAGAAGGAGAGTACCGTCCAGGCCGGGAGCCGCACCATCAAGGTAATGGTGAGCGGCGGCGCGGGCGAGATGACCATGCCCGACGTGTATAACAAGGATCAGCGCCTGGCCCTGGATCAGCTGGCCGCCATGGGCCTGGAGGTCACGGTGGAGACCGAGAACAGCGAGGACATCACAAAGGATAACGTGATCAGGCAGGAGCCCGCCGCCAGCGTCACCGTCAAGGCGGGGGATAAGGCCACCATCGTGGTGAGCCTGGGGCCTGAGAGCAAGCCCGTTAGTATGATCTCCTGTGCCGGTATGAGTATGGAGCAGCTTAAGAGCAGCCTGAAGGATCTGAAGCTGACCTTGGGCAAGGTGGAAGAGGTCTACAGCGAGATGACCCCGGGAGTTATCGTGGATCAGGACGTAAAGGCGGGCACCGAAATTCCCGAGGGCACCGTGGTGAATTTCACCATCAGCAAGGGGCCGGATCCCGTGCCCGCCACGCCAAGCCCCACGCCCACCCCGGAGGTCACGCCCACACCCACCCCCGTCGTCACGCCGGGCAACAGGGTCTCCATCACCATAAATTTGCCTCAGGACGGCCGTGAAACGGTGCATGTAAGAATTCAGGTGGGCAGTGAGGAGAACTTTGTGTACGACAGTGAAGTACAGACCAACCTCAAGACGATTAAACCCACAATCCCAGGCTCCGGCAAACAGCAGGTGACCGTCTATATCGACGGCGATGTTGATGCGGCGAGCTCCCAAACCGTGGACTTCGACGCCTAAGAGATGGAAGGTATCATTCTGAAAGCCCTCAGCGGCTTCTACTACGTGGACGGCGGAGACGGGGAACTGACCGCCTGCCGGGGCCGGGGCAAGTTCCGCCACGAGGGGATTACTCCCCTGGTGGGCGACCGTGTGGCGTACACCCCCCTGGGGGAGGGCGCCGGGGTACTGGACGCGGTCCTGCCCCGGAAAAATGAGTTCCAGCGCCCGGCGGTGGCCAACATCGACCAGCTTGTCATCATCGCCTCCGGGGCCATCCCCGTCACCGACCCGTTCCTGATCGACCGGGTGGTCTCCATCGCGGAGGGGCGGAGCTGCGAGAGCCTGATCTGCATCAACAAATGCGATTTGGACGCCGCCCAGGCGCTCTACGACACCTATCGGGGCGCGGGCTTTCCCACCCTGCGGGTGAGCGCCGAGACAGGGGAGGGTATCCCGGAGCTCAGCGCGGCAATCGCCGGAAAGGTGTCCGCCTTTACGGGTAATTCCGGCGTGGGCAAGTCCAGCATCCTCAACGCGCTGGAGCCGGGCTTCCACATCCAGGTGGGCCAGGTCAGCGAGAAGCTGGGCCGCGGGCGGCACACCACCCGGCACGTGGAGCTCTTCCGGCTGGGCAACGGGGCCATCGTGGCCGATACGCCCGGCTTCTCCTCCTTCGACACCGACCAGATGGAGCTGAAACGGCCCGAGGAGCTGCAATACGCCTTCCGGGAGTTCGCGCCCTATCTGGACGGCTGCCGGTTTACCGGGTGCGCCCATGTAAAGGAAAAGGGCTGTGCAGTCCTTGCTGCCCTGGCCGAGGGTAAGATCGCCCCCAGCCGCCACGCCAGCTACGTCCGCCTGTACGAGCAGGCCAGGGAGGTGCCCGAGTGGGAACGGGGCAAGCAGTAGCGCGGGCGCTGATTTTCGGCTCCGCGCCCTGCGGGGACTGGTCCTTCCTGGCTCCCTATTTAGAGGAGGGCGGCTGGACGGTCTTCTGCGCCGACGGCGGGGTGAAAAATGCCCGGCGCGCCGGGCTGGAGCCGGACTATCTGATCGGGGACTGGGACTCCGGCGGCGCGCCCGAGGCGGGCGTACCCAGCCTGACCCTGCCCGCCGAGAAGGACATGACCGATCTCCAGGCCGCCGCAGGCCATGCCATTGCGCTGGGCGCTAAAACACTTCTGCTCTGCGGCTGCACCGGCGGGCGGCTGGATCACACCGCCTCCAATCTGGTGCTGCTGGAGTGGATCCACGGGCACGGCGGGACCGGGATCATCGCCGACCCGGACAACGAGGTGCGCTTTTTGGACGGCGGGCGGCTGCGGCTGGAAAACGTCCCAGCGTTTCGCTACCTCTCGCTGATCCCGCTGGACCGGACGGTTTCCGGCGTGTGCCTGCGGGGGGTCAAGTACCCGCTGGAGCAGGCCGGCCTGCGCAGGGGGGACACCCTGCCGGTGAGCAACGAGTTTGCCGGGCCCGCGGCGGAGATCGCCGTCGGCTCCGGCCGGGTACTGGTAATCCGCAGCCAGCGCATTTGAATTTCATACCTGACATGGAACCCACGGCCGTCTCCCGCGTATACTGTCTTAGACAGAAATGCGAAGGGAGGCGGCCGTTTTGCCGTCCTGGCTGACAAAAAAGAACCTGGAGGTGGCGGCGGGCTGCGCTGGAGCCGTGGCAGTCCTGCTCTTTCCCGCCAGCCTCATTACCCTCGGCATCGGCGCGGCGCTGGGCTACAAGGGCCGCAGCTGGATCAAGGAGAACATCGTGGACAATATCAGTCAAATCGGAGGGGAGGTCATAAGATGAAAATTGTGGTAGTCAAATCCCCCAAAGCGTTCCGGGGTATTCTGCGCACCCTCTTCGGCCTGCGGTAAGTCTTTGTCATAGCGCGGGGACCTTGTACATATAGTTTCATAGCAAGAAAAGGCCGGACGGCCTGTACAAGGAGTGGAACGCTATGGAGCTGGAACTGGATCGGACCCACCTGAGCGGTTACGAGACCGTATTGGATACCACGATATTCCATGAAGAGACCATGGAGATGATCGTCCCGGACGCCTGCCCCGATATTCTGCGCATCGCGGATACCGAGGCCAGGGTCCTGCTGGGCGGCAAGGAGGCCATGGAGGGCAGGGCGGAGGTCTCCGGCACTGTAAAGGCGTCCATCCTCTACCTGCCCGACGGGGAGGAGGGGATGCGCCGCATGGAGGTCACCATCCCCTTCTCCTGCAGCGCCGACGCCCCCGGGCTGGGGAGCCACTGTACCCTGGTGGCCCTGCCCCGGGTCCAGGCCGCCGAGACCCGCAGCCTCAACCCCCGCAAGGTGCTGGTGCGGGTCAACCTGGCGGTCTGCCTGTCCGCCTACGCCCCCATGACCGACAGCATTTGCGCGGGGGTGCTGGGCCCCGAGGGGAGCGGCGTGGAGCAGCTCCAGGAGGACCACAGCGCTTATGTGGTGGCCTGCGTACAGGAGAAACCATTTACATTCTCCGACGACGTGGCAATCTCGGGCAGCCGGCCTGAGGCGGCCCAGCTGCTGAAAAACCGGGTGACCCTGGCCTGCAACGAGTCCAAGGTCATCGGCAACAAGCTCATTTTCAAGGGGGAGGCCCGCCTCCAGCTATTCTACCGGGCCGGTGACAACAGCCTGTGTACGGCGGACTACGAGCTGCCCTTCTCCCAGATCATGGAGATTACCGGGGCGGGGGAGGACGCGGACTGCACCCTGGACGTGGTGCTCACCTCGGCGGAGTGCAATTTGGACTCGGCGGGGGAGGGGCGCACGGTGGCGGTCTCCCT
It includes:
- the def2 gene encoding peptide deformylase; its protein translation is MALRKILTDEDPTLRKKCRPVTNFDARLHDLIDDLKETLADANGAGLAAPQVGILRRVVIVVDDNDRMLELVNPEIVSEEGEQDGFEGCLSVPGRWGMVKRPMKVRVRAQDRNGKFFEAEGEEMVARCFCHETEHLDGHLFTEHAGRLYTTEELDAILEEEAAKQEKQK
- the fmt gene encoding methionyl-tRNA formyltransferase, yielding MRILFMGTPEFAVPSLEKLVEAGHEICGVFCQPDKPKNRGMKLQAPPVKRCAQDHSIPVYQPVKLRDGTAMELVRTLAPELIVVAAYGRILPDDILAYPAKGCINVHSSLLPKYRGAAPINWAVLNGDAVTGVTIMHMATELDAGDIIDTVETPIDPGEDAQALYSRLAVLGGVLLVRAVAAIADGTAARIPQAHERATLAPMLEKSMSPMDFSRTALELHNQVRGLIPWPCAVTELGGNRCKVFSAAALDERTGAAPGSILEAGKGGIKVACGGGTVLRIDELQADGGKRMRAADYLRGHPLEVTN
- a CDS encoding neutral zinc metallopeptidase, which encodes MPFFYYYDWTYWAVLLPAILIALFAQIKVSSTFNRYSKVSSSRGYTGAQAAEAVLKAHGVAGVRIERVSGHLSDHYDPRSNVIRLSDGVYGSTSVAAMGVAAHEAGHAVQYAEGYGPIKLRSAIIPVCNVGSQLSFVLIIIGLLLYSQALLGIGILLFSLAVVAQLVTLPVEFNASRRAIETLERGYLLEGDELRGAKKVLGAAAMTYVAALLVSLAHLLRYLIAFSGRRRN
- a CDS encoding ribosomal RNA small subunit methyltransferase B, encoding MAGQTAREVALLALSACEQQGAWSDGFLKKAIREAGLDQRDAGFATRLCLGVLQNKLLLDFYIGQFSSVKPEKLENRVRNSLRLGIYQMRFLDRVPERAAVSESVNLARKYARNPKAAGLVNGVLRSMGRAGAELLQPGDLATRYSHPDWLVKEFSLALGGSDVEPLLAADNAEAPTVAQVNTCRATAAEVIASLEAEGVAAQPHPWLADCLVLSGTGNLEHLAAFQKGWFYIQDAAARLAVLAADPKPGMEVLDACAAPGGKSFAAALAMGDAGRITACDIHPHKQHLIQAGAERLGLSCIRAEVLDSKVRKAEFLDGFDLVIADVPCSGLGIIRKKPDIRYKDPEPLKNLPAVQSAILDNVSACVRPGGALLYATCTVLERENGGVVRGFLDRHSNFTLEAFQLPGPAGAVETGMLTLWPHIHGTDGFFIAKLRRN
- the rlmN gene encoding putative dual-specificity RNA methyltransferase RlmN translates to MTDLKSMNLTEMAAFFKELGQPVFRAKQVYQWLHRGARSFGEMTNLPKPLREALEADCFLTVPQVERKQVSAQDGTIKYLWRLSDGNCIETVLMRYHHGNTVCISSQVGCRMGCAFCASTLGGKVRDLTPAEMLDQVLFTQIDSEAPVSNIVLMGIGEPLDNFDTVLRFLELVNSPEGMNIGMRHISLSTCGLTEKIDKLAEYQLQLTLSVSLHAPDDETRSKIMPVNRWTGVEALFAACRRYFEKTGRRVSYEYIMIDGVNDQDWQADLLASHLRGAPGHVNLIPLNNVEESPMRPSRRVAAFQRRLEGQGVTATVRRKLGGDIDASCGQLRRKRMQEE
- a CDS encoding protein-serine/threonine phosphatase is translated as MIRAWGITDKGAVRTQNQDAWYLDLPSAELAVGLVCDGMGGAKAGNIASMVAVETFVDALQGLPEGAPEEPEAVLQQAAERANTAVYHRAATDPDCRGMGTTLVAALVVGTQSYLLNIGDSRAYHVSEDGIAKVTRDHSVVEELVIRGDITPEEARVHPQKNLITRVLGAEEKLRADSFRQLLKPGEFLLLCSDGLSNMVSDQEILYEIIHGGEPEGCCQRLLEIAMSRGAPDNVTAVLFQQL
- a CDS encoding putative serine/threonine-protein kinase, translated to MDQYIGKLLDNRYEILERIGSGGMAVVYKARCHRLNRLVAIKILKEDLAQDEEFRRRFHDESQAVAMLSHPNIMAVYDVSKSGEVDYIVMELLDGITLKQYMQKRGGKLSWREALHFITQIMKALSHAHGRGIIHRDIKPHNIMVLRDGSIKVADFGIARLTSAAQNTLTQEALGSVHYISPEQARGSHIDARSDIYSAGVVLYEMVTGRLPYEGDSPVSVAIQHINSIPLSPREIDPEIPEALEAITMKAMASDMNKRYLSADAMLADLEEFRKNPNINFNFTLEDLAAGDGDEPTQILGANTPSTVQHHPAHSSPRQERQTQVSAPKRKPRPAREELDYDDDYDRRDRRGGAWPVVVAVVAILLFVVGIGYFLYSFFFSGLMGAPTTYTVPEVTGFTVEQAEKLTEVKTNGFTIEVSDTVPSDTVPKGEIISQDPEKESTVQAGSRTIKVMVSGGAGEMTMPDVYNKDQRLALDQLAAMGLEVTVETENSEDITKDNVIRQEPAASVTVKAGDKATIVVSLGPESKPVSMISCAGMSMEQLKSSLKDLKLTLGKVEEVYSEMTPGVIVDQDVKAGTEIPEGTVVNFTISKGPDPVPATPSPTPTPEVTPTPTPVVTPGNRVSITINLPQDGRETVHVRIQVGSEENFVYDSEVQTNLKTIKPTIPGSGKQQVTVYIDGDVDAASSQTVDFDA
- the rsgA gene encoding putative ribosome biogenesis GTPase RsgA, whose translation is MEGIILKALSGFYYVDGGDGELTACRGRGKFRHEGITPLVGDRVAYTPLGEGAGVLDAVLPRKNEFQRPAVANIDQLVIIASGAIPVTDPFLIDRVVSIAEGRSCESLICINKCDLDAAQALYDTYRGAGFPTLRVSAETGEGIPELSAAIAGKVSAFTGNSGVGKSSILNALEPGFHIQVGQVSEKLGRGRHTTRHVELFRLGNGAIVADTPGFSSFDTDQMELKRPEELQYAFREFAPYLDGCRFTGCAHVKEKGCAVLAALAEGKIAPSRHASYVRLYEQAREVPEWERGKQ
- a CDS encoding thiamine pyrophosphokinase — translated: MGTGQAVARALIFGSAPCGDWSFLAPYLEEGGWTVFCADGGVKNARRAGLEPDYLIGDWDSGGAPEAGVPSLTLPAEKDMTDLQAAAGHAIALGAKTLLLCGCTGGRLDHTASNLVLLEWIHGHGGTGIIADPDNEVRFLDGGRLRLENVPAFRYLSLIPLDRTVSGVCLRGVKYPLEQAGLRRGDTLPVSNEFAGPAAEIAVGSGRVLVIRSQRI